The stretch of DNA ATCATTAAATTTTTTTATATCATACATAATTAAACAGACTCCTAAATGCTATTTATCCAACTTCCAGTTATAAACATTAATTGAATATATAAACTAACTAAAGGAAATTTTATCTTTTGTCGATAAAAAACAAATGCCAGCATTCACGAGGATGCTGGCACTAGTTGCTAATGCGTTAATTCGCCAAATGGTCCTAATTTCCTTCAATAAAATAAAAAATACACTTTAAGAATATAGTTTTTTGAAAAATTGGTTGTTTGACTGATTTCCACTGGTCCAGTGGCATAGAGATGCCCTCCGACCTGGAGAGCTACAAGCTGATAGTCCACTGCAGCGCCTGCCTGATTAACCGGTGGAAATATTATCCCGCATGATGGCCGCCAGTACCGATGGTCAATTACGGAGTAGCCTATGTGCTGGACATTTTGCGCAAAGCCCTGGAGCATTTTCCCGATGTGCTGGCGCTGCTGGATAATTAATTAGCCATACTTACGCCCCATCGCCGCCGTCCCCCATTGAACACGCCAGCGCAAGATGTGGTAAAATTACTTGAGCTGGATTGGCTTTATCGGTTATTTTGTCTCTATCTCTTTTCAATTTATTGGCACCAAACTTTCTGATGCCCATACAGGTGCTCTGATCACATCGGCAACACCGGCCTTTATTGTTTTTTTTGGCCGGTTTGTCCTAAAAGAAACCCTTAAATAAATAGGTTTCCGTCGCAGTTATTTGGAATCCCGGCCTTATTTTACTTTCAGCTTCCGCAAATACGCCTTTGCTTCGTCGCCGATCCGATAGCTCTCAATCGCTTTCTGGATAGCTTTGTTATGCGTCCACTTCTCCAAACGTTGTTCCTGAATGTACGGCAAAGCAGCTTCGTACTGCTTGGCCAATGCCGTTGCGAAATACCAGGCGATCATCATGTTTACATAATATTCTTCCAACCGTATACACGCCACAAGCTCAAGCATCTCCGGCCGGAAATCGTCATCGAGATAGAAGCTCATCAGCATTCCGATCCCGAAGCGCACCGTATAGGTCCGGCCGGATATCAGCCAGACTTTGATTTTTTCATAGAGCTTGGGTAGATGCTTTTTAAATATCTTCGGTGAAATCAGATCACAGGTTGCCCAGTTGTCTATATACGGCAGAAACTCGTCAACGGCGGCAACGGCGGCATCATAATCCCTGATCGTTTCAATCAACAAGCCGTGCAGGTTATTTTCTTCATAATACGCGTGCGGCAGGATTTTGAGAAACTCCGAAGCCTCCGGCGTTTTGGAAAACTCCCGGGCGAGCTTCCGCAGGTCCGGCGTGCGGACGCCGATCACGGTTTCCGGATTCACCGTCGGCATGAGTTTGCACGCAAACTCTTTGTATTTCAGATCCCGCAGCTCGAATAGCCGGCGCCGGATCTCTTCTTCTGTGCCACTCATATCGTTTTACCTTTCATCAGTTCACTCTATCCTCTGTATCATATTGGCATACCATCTGTTCAAAAATATCATTTATTTCCATAAAATTTCTCCTAATAGTTTGTTCATTTAATAGATAACGTTTGCATTATATGGTGAAAGTCCACTATCTATCAATAATTACTGAAATAGAGCTTGCACAAATATCCACTGCTTTGTCAATTTTCTCTTCGTTTGTGCAGTCACAAATGTCTTGCCTACATCCGTACCGGTTGCTGTGACAAAAAGACCTTTACTCATTCCACAACACAGCCTTATATCCCAATTCATCTAACATCTTCATGTCTTGCTCAATGGTAATACCTGCCGTCGTCAGCATATCGCCGGAAATCGCTGCATTGGCGCCAGACAAAAAGCACTGCCTCCCTTTATCAGAAAGAAGTCCTCTTCCGCCTGCAAGTCGAATAAATGCATTAGGTATTAATAAACGGAACACCGCAACAATGCGGCACATTTCTTCGTTAGTTAATAGCCTGTTGTTTTCATAGGGCGTACCCGGAATGGGGTTAAGCATGTTGACAGGGATGGACCGGACAGCCAGTTCACGAAGATTCAACGCCATGTCGATTCTATCTTCCATAGTCTCACCAATCCCCATAATCCCACCGCTGCAAACATTCAACCCTACCCGCTGTGCTGCACATATTGCAGCAATTTTATCGTCGTAGGTATGGGTTGTGCAAACATTGGGAAAGTTTCTACGTGATGTTTCAAGATTGTTGTGAATTCTTGTAACACCTGCTGCTTTTAACTTTGCAAACTGCGTTTCATCCAAAAGCCCAAAAGAGGCACAAATAGCAATATTAGATATTTTGCGAATGGCACGGATGCTGTCACACATCTGATCTACCTCAGTATCTGACAATCTTTTGCCGGACGTTACGATAGAATACCGCAGAACACCACGGTCCTGGTTGTATTTTGCCCGCTCCACGATAACGTCCGTGCCAAGCAACGTATATTCCTCCGTGGCAGTTTGGTAAAAAGAGGACTGCGCACAATACTTACAGTTTTCAGAGCATTTTCCGCTTTTGCCGTTGATAATGGTGCATATGTCAAAAGTATTTCCGCAAAAATGCTCCCGAATTGCGTTTGCTGCTATGCAGAGTTCATGAAGTGGCGCTTCGCATATTTCCAAAGCCTCGTCCTTTGAAATTAATGTACCGGCAAGTATCTTATTTTTGATTTCTCTCAACCTTAACATGGTTTAGATCTCTCTTTTCAATTTATTTGTTTTATCATGATAATCAAACGTTTTACTTCAGCCTGCACCCATCATCTATTGCTTGCAAGCCCAATAAGTGTTACCGGAAAGATGTTCTATCATTCAAATTTGCAAAAACAATTATTACACAAAAAAAGCAGATTGTAAACTTTTTAAAAAATCATGGTTAACAATACGATGCTTTTATATTATCATAAATGTAAACCATTTTCCATAAATCAAAGCTACTACTGCAATTTCATAGCTGCCTCGTAAGGTTTTCCATTAAGAAAACGACCGATAAACAGAAGCCCCATTTCTTTTTCCCCATCTTCTGAATTTTTTTGTCCCATATCAGCCACAGTTCCTCTTATGATGTTCTGCTTATCCGGATATCCTGCCCAATAGACAACGGCACATGTACTTTCATTCTATGATCCCCCATCTATTGTTTAAGTCGAAGATGACCTATTCTCTTAGCCACTTCTGCTTTCCCCTTGCAGAAAAAAATTTCCCGGGGGGTTCCGGCTTCTCCATGGTTTTAAGTTTATGAGAATGAATTTGTGGTACAATATTTTTGAGGTGGTGAAATTTATGATAAAATAAGAGGTTATCAATCTTATCAACAGATTACCGGAAACTGCCACGCTGGAAGATATTATGTATGAATTGTATATCCTACAGAAACATAAAAATGCCACGGCTGCCATTGAAAAAGGAGATGTTCTCACGGTGGATCAAGTGAAAGGCTTACTTCTCAGGCAGCAATGACAAAGGTACTTTGGACAAAACCGGCCTTTCAGGATTTACAGTCAATTAAGGACTATATTGCCAGGGATTCAGTTTACTATTCCGACAAATTTACCGCCGATATAATTATGGCAACAGAGAGGCTGTCCCAATTTCCCCGAAGTGAACGGATGGTGCCGGAAATCGGTGAGGAAAACACCCGTGAGATTATTTACGGCTCATATAGAATAATGTACCAGATACGGCAGGAAGCCATCTATATTACCCAGGTAAACGTTATATGGGGAGAATAACCCGAACTTCCGTCCCCTGTTCTGGTACACTATCAATAAACAATTGCCCCCGGTGCAGTCTAACAATTTCATCACAAATGGACAGACCAATTCCGCTGCCCGCTGACGATGTTCCCTTGTAAAACTTTTGTTTCACTTTGGGTAGCTCTGCGTGAGGGATACCGTTTCCGGTATCGGCTATCTTTATTTGGACTTGCTCCTCCTCTGCCTGAGCGCTAATCTTGACAGTTCCCCCGGGAGGGGTAAATTTTAAAGCATTATCCAGCAGATTGATGACGACTTGCTTTAACCTGTTAGGATCAGCTTTAATCACCGGCAAATCCTTAGTAGTTTCACACACCAGACAAATTCTCTGCCGCCGGGCTCTTGGATTCAATTGTTTTACGATGGAGTCCAACAGTTCCTGCAGGTGAACCGTATCCAGTTGCAGTGTAATTTTCCCTGCAGACAGTCTGGAGAAATCCAACAGTTCATCTACCAGCAGGGTTAACCTGTCACTCTCTCTTTCAATAATGTTTAGTCCGTCATTTATGTCATCCATATTTTTTACTCCCCCGGTTCTAAGGGTTACCGCCCATCCTTTAATGGATGTTAACGGAGTGCGCAGCTCGTGTGAGATGGACGCAATAAATTGGTTCTTCAATTGATCGTAACGTACAATTTCTTCCGCCATGTAATTTAACGTATCAGCCAGCTTACCCACTTCGTCATCATATTTTTTAATAGCCCGGGCACTGAACCGGCCTGCGGCCATTTCCTCAGCCACCCGGGTAATTCTCTCCACCGGTCCGGTGATGGTTGCGGACAATAACACGCTTACCGTTGTGACCAGGAGCACCACCAACAGCCCTACAGCAATCAGTATTAAAGCTGCGTTCCTGATAACCCCGTGTATACCGGCGAGGGATGTTATAAAGCGAACTGCTCCCACCACTTCACCGTTGGATTTCAGGGGATAGGCCACCGACATGGCCGGTTCGCCGGTAATAGGCAGGTTGCCCTGCCAGTGTCCCGATTCTCCCGCCAGGGCCCTTTGCATATCGTCAAAAGGCAGCTTCCCCGCGGCCTGTGCTCCCTGGGAATCGGCCAGCACCATCCCCCCGGCGTTTATAATCTGCACCTGTGCCGCAGTGGTTGAGGAGTAACTTTTCAAGAGAGCGCCTGCTTCACCTTCCAGATCTTGATAGGATAAATAGCACTCGTAAAAACTGCCTGCCACCTCTGCTTGTTTTTCAAGCATATCCTTCACATTATCGTAATAATATTGCCTAATTCCCAGCAACAACAAGGTGTCCATTATGATTACCGTAAGCAAAATCACCAGCAGGTAGCTGCCGACCAACCTTTTTTTAATGCTCTGCAACTTGTTTCTCCTCCCGCCAGCGGTAACCAAGCCCCCAAACGGTTATAATATAAACCGGCTTGGAAGGGTTGTCCTCAATTTTTTCCCGCAACCTCCTGATGTGCACGTCAACGGTTTTGGGGTCGCCGAAGAAATCTTCACCCCAGGCCAGATTTAACAGCCGGTCCCGGCTTAAGGCCAGATTTTTATTTTCCAGGAAAATCTTCATTAGGTAATACTCCCGGGGGGTCAGGTCCAATTGCTGCTCGTTTTTGTAGATTAGCTGGGCGCTGTCATCAAGTCGGAAGGGGCTTTGGCGTATAATTTGACTGATATCCGGCTGAATTGTTTGCATTCGCCTAAGAACAGCCCGGATTCTGGCCGCCAATTCCAGAGGGTTGAATGGTTTCACCACGTAATCGTCCGCTCCCAGCTCCAGCCCCATCACTTTATCCATATCCTGTCCCCGGGCTGTAAGCATAATCACCGCTATGCCGGGAAACTCGGCTCGCAGCCGGCGGCAAACTTCAAAGCCGTCCATACCCGGCAGCATGATATCCAGCACCACCAGATGAGGGCGGAATGTCTTTGCCTTGACTAAGGCTGCTTCTCCGCTGACGGCCTCCATAACCTGGAACGAATTTCTCTCCAGGTTAATAAGAATAAACTTGCGGATGGAATCTTCATCCTCCACCACGAGAATTCTTTCCCGCCCCTTCATTGTTGCACCTCGCTCATGAAAACGCAGAAAACCTGTGTACAAAGAAAACTGCTTTGAACACAAGGTTTTCCACATATAATCTACTTTTATCAACTAGTTGTATAAATGAAGCTATTCAGCATTTCTTTTAAGCTTTGAGTCAAATGTCCAAAGTAGAAGATTCTTGAAGCCCGATTAAAATTCCTTGAATTTTGTTCCATGGTCTTAAACTCTTGACCTTCGATTTTAAACTGAATAGTTACAAATTCTCTAAAGCGCGTTGCACCATAGGCTGTTGTGAAGTGTAGCCGGAGTAGTTGTACCGTTTTTCGGCCTCTTTGATGATTTCCAATGATTTTTCGTAAGCGGCTTTAGCCTTATCAGTTTCCTTTAAGCCCGCATAGCTTTGCCCCAAATTAAAGTATTCCATGCTTAAGTTGCTGTTTTCCTGCTCCAGTTCTTGGATCGCATTGGTTAAGGTTGATCTGGCCTCCTCATATTTACCCAACTTGTTCAGGGCTTCTCCCTTCACTGTAAGCCAGTGTTTTGAGTCCTCGGGATCGCCTGATTTTATACCTTTAGTGATGGATTTCAAGGCGTCTTCGGGTAGATTGGCCCTTACCTGTGCGCGGGCCAGGTAAGACCAGTAATATGGATCTTCGGGCATTTCTTTGACGTTCTCCCGGTAAAAAGCGACGACTTTCTTATAATAGTCGGGATAAAGGTCTTCGGCACGTGCCCACCCAGTATCCGAACCAAACTTTTCCCAGCGGTATATTGTACAACCGGGATAATAGTGTTCTTCCCCGGAATCAGAATTATAGACTTTTTCTCCGCGGGAATCAAGATGGTACCACAGGGCCAGGGCTGCCTGTTTGCCGGTATCCTCCTGGTCAGTTGGAGCGAGGACTTCCATTTTCTCATAACCAATGCCGGAAAGACGGGCCAGGATTCCCTCCCAATGCTCAAACTTGTCTATGTCCGCGCCCTCTCTTATACCGTCACCCTGCCAGCCCTTGCTACTTGTATCGTGGCCCTGCCAGGCGAAGATGTCCACGCCGTTATGTTTACCCACCCCGCCCAGGCTCTCGGCGTCCACCGTCCAGCCCAGCAGAAGTTCCGGCTGGCCGTCCCCGGTGATATCGGCAAAGCTGGCATGGTCCAGGGCATATGCTAACGTATAGTTTAGCTCCCAGACTTTTTGCCACTTGTTTTGCTTTTCCTGTAACAGAACCGCTCCCAATTGGCCGGGGTTTTGCCCCACACGGTAGGTGGCCAGCAGTTCGGCCTTACCGTCGCCATTCATATCCTGTTGCTGGATGGCCCCGGCCCCGCCGGGATTTTTTGGTTCTTCCAGCTTGGCTCCGGCGGGCAGAAACTCTTGCACCACGGTTTTTAGTGGATCGTTATCCTGGGTTTGCGCACTGGCCTGCCGGGGTGCCATAATCGTACTCCCCGGTGACGGCAGCATGGAACAGCCGCTGATTAACAAGCTCCCTGACAATAGCAATCCTGTAGTCAATAGTTTCCAGTTCATATGCGTATCCCCTTCTTAACTCCATTTTTTTGACTGACTTTCCGGTACCGTAAGTTATCTAAAGTATAAATCCTTTAAAAGAAAAAAGGGTTATGAAAGGGTTAAATATGTTTAATAAAAGGTAACGCTTTGTACCTTAACAATCTGGAAGGAGAAGATATGGAGGTGATCGCTAATAAAGACCTTTTATAGGAGCTTGAGACCGTACCAGGGTTATTTGTTACACTAATTATGGCACCAATGATGAAACTGTTCTTACAGCATGCTGGTGGGGGATATTGCTTGATTTACAATCAAATATAAACTCTTTGGAATAAAGTAACTCCCAATCATTATAATAGCTTTAAAGTTCCTGTCTTTCGTAAAGGTATTCATTTTTACCCCAATCAGGGGCAATCTCAATATCTGCAATTGCTCTTTATCCATTATTTACCTCCTAAATCTTCATTAGCGCGACATCGCCAATGCCTTTAACCATTGGTAAAGTCAGTTTTTTTTAAGGCTTAAAATATTTATCTATATGCTCAGTATTTATTGATTTCCCGGTGGGTTTTAGATAAGATTAACTTGAGGTGATTGGCGTGGCCACAAGTATTGAGCGCTTAATTGAGGCAATTAAGAACCTATCAGCCGCGGAAAAATTTGAACTGGCCCGGCGTTTGGAGGAAACCGGTGTATTGGATGATAACCAATCCTGGTACTGGACGCCTCAGTGGCAGGCTGCTGAAAAAGAAGCCGATGAGGATATTACAGCCGGTAGGGTTTACCATTATGACAATGTGGATGATTTAATGCGTTCTTTGCGTGCCAAAAGAGAGCAGGCCTCCAAATAATGCGCTTTGTTACTACGGAAAAGTTTGAGCGATCATTTAATCGTTTAAGCAATCAACATGCATTGGCGGTAGAAAAGGCGATCAGGATGTTAACTGAAAACACTAAACACCCTTCTTTACGGGTAAAGCGCGTAAAAGGGACAAAGGACATTTGGGAAGCCAGCGCCACGCGTTCATTAAGAATAACATTCCGGTTTTTAGCGCCCGATCTTATTCAACTTAGAAACGTTGGCACGCACGAACAAGTTTTCAGGCCACCTTATTAATACACTACAATGATATAATGAAAAGAATAAGCTCTGGCAAAAATATCGTCATTTATATTAGTTTGGCTTTTGTACCACATGACAAAAAGGGTTGTTTTCATGAACGAAAGGTTAGTTTCTTTTACTCAAAAAATTATACAACCTGTGTTGGATAATATATCAAAGCGGGAAAAAATTTGGTTGAAGTTCATTGATCATAGTGGGAAATATATTGCCACCACTCATAGTAGGTCACAGTGCTCATTTTGCAGGTACATCCGAAGCAGCTATAGCGGTAACAAAAGGTGCCGTGGCTCAGCCAGGCAAGTAGTTTTTGCGTGCCAAGGTAATAACCAACCAAGTTTTTTTGAATGTCACGCCGGGTTAACTTTAACTTCGGTGCCGGTTACCGTGGCCGGATTATATTTGGGTGCCTTAGCTTTTGGTGAAATTACCGAAAAACCAAAGCCATATGTTTTACAAAGAACATCTAATCTGGGTTTAGATGTTCAAACACTGCAGATCCTGTATGAAGAAATGCCGCTTTTTAACCGAAGACAGATTTCCATGTTGGCCGAATATCTTTACAGCATCAGCAATTGTTTCATTGAAATAGGCGTTGCACTAACCGAGACTGAACAATTTGAAACTAAAAAAAATTCTTTCTTTTTTCTAAATAAATACCTGAGCGATGAAAAAATTATTAACGATGAGCTGATAAATACTCCAGTTAGTAATGGCGAGATATCATCACCAAAAATGCAGAAATTAGTTCATGATGCGGAAAAGTTTATAATTAACAATTATAAACACCCGATAACTTTAACAAATGTAGCTGATTTTATCCACATCAATCCAACTTACTTTTCTTACCTCTTCAGACAAGTTAAAGGGTATACGTTTAAACATTATTTAACTCAGCTAAGGATTGAAAAAGCAAAGCAATTACTATTGAATTCTTCGTTGACGGTAAGTGAAATTTCCCAGTTAATTGGTTATGATGACAGTAATTACTTTAGCCGGGTGTTCAAAAAGGTCACTGGCTTTCCTCCCAGTTTATATCGCAAGCAACCAAAAAAAGTCCAGATTTAACTTGAGTAAACACAGGAACTTTGCAGCGGTTGGTATTACAATAAAGCTGTAAAGTTTTTTATTTTATTAAAAACTGGGGGGAAATAGGTATGAAAAACTTTGACGGATTAATACCCAATTTTACACCATCATGGTTTGCCAGCGTTATGGGCACAGGTATTTTAGCTATTGTCAGTTATTTTTACAGTACCGGTTTTCCCTGGCTAAAGGGCCTGGCTACCGCGGTTTGGATACTGAATATGTTTTTATTTGGGTTGTTGGTGGTACCCTGGGTGTTAAAATTTATTTGGCATAGTAAAAAAGCACTGGCGGATTTCAGGGAACCGCTTACCGGGCAGTTTTATGCCACCATGCCCATTGCCTGCCTGGTAATAGCGGCTGACCTGCTTATTGTGGGTACGGATAGTTTGGGCCCGCATCCGGCCATTGGTATGGCTAAAATTATCTGGATTATGGGCGCGGTATTATCCGTGTTGGGTGCGGTGGTTATCCCGCTTTTGAACTTTACCAACCGGGAAGTGCAATTGGAAAACATCAACCCGGCCTGGTTTATGCCGCCGGTAGCACTGATTGTTATCCCTGTTCCCGGAGCTAAATTGATTGCTTACTGGCCGGAAAGCTGGCAGCTAATCATGCTTATTTTTAACTATGTAGCCTGGGGTAGCGGTTTCTTCCTTTTCATAGCGTTGGAGGCGATATGCCTGTACCGTTTCTTTTGCTGTCCCCCTTTGCCCGGTAAATTGGTCCCTACCGTCTGGATTAACCTGGGTCCTATTGGTGTCGGCACCATAGCCCTTTTAAACCTGGCGGCCTCCAGTACGCCCTTTTTAGGTCAACTTGTAGAACCGGTTTTGCAAATACTTGCTCTTTTTTTGTGGGGTTTTGGTTTCTGGTGGATTATTTGTGCTATTTGTTTAACTACTTACTATTTGAGAAATAATGATTTGCCGTTTTCTTTGGCATGGTGGGCTTTTACCTTTCCTCTGGGTGCATATACCGGAGCTACGTATCTGGTGGCTACCTTTTTGCATTCATCATTTGTTTACGGCTATGGTTTTCTCTGCTACCTGTTATTGCTCACGTTATGGTCCATTGTTCTTGTACGTACCTTGGTGGGTGTTAAGAAAATGGAGTTTTTTTAATGTTTATTTGTTATTATTTTATCGGCTTCGGAGCAACAGCAATGTGCTGACAACAAAAAGAATTATTGAAAGCGAAATAGTAAAAATCACAGCACCAACAGGATGAATAATGTACCCTTCGTATCTATAATTATAATTGGTACTTAATAAAAAATTATATAAGCAGTACGATATTGGAGCAAGTAAGATTGAAAGTGCATAAAGAATAATTATTTTTTTCTTTTGCATACCAAAGCTTTCCCTTTCTTTTAGAAAACGTAAATTGAAAAAATCCCACACCTCAGCGGCCTAACCTTTCCAATAGGTCAGCCGCCCACGTTCCGATTACCGGCAGGCGACGAACGTCACCAGACCTGATACCTCCCAACGCCACCAGCACCAAGGGATATATCACCATTCCGGCGCATATCGCCAACAATATAGTCCAGGTATTGCTTCCCCATTGTTGAAGTGCTACGCGGTACATAACCAGGACACAGAACGACATAATCACAGTGGCAATACCTGGCCTTATTAACATCTCTACAGCTTTGAACTTAAAACCTACCAGGCGTGATAAATACACTATGTAGCAAATAAATGAAAACTAACAATCTAATCATTTATTTGTACTATATTACTAGCTTTCTCCAAGAATTCATTTAATGTGCCTTTATCTTTTTGGATTATTTTTTTATCTGAAGACAGGATAGTTTCTTTCAAACTATTAATATCCAGCAAATAATTACTAATTTGTTCATCGTTAAAATCGTTAGCATCTATAGTCATGATTTTTCCCATAAAATCGTTCATATAAGTAGATAAACTATTATTCTTATCAAAATGGTTACTTATAATATTTGCTTCTATCATCGCAGCATCAGCAGAGTTTTGTGCCCGTGCTAATAAAGAAGGTTCTTTTTCATCTAGATATTTGTCAAGATAAATTCCAGTAGCATTTAGGTGATGGTAAAAATTATTAAAGGCTTGATCAGTTATGGTTGCATTTTGTTTCCACTGTTCAAATAAAGTAAATCCTAAGAAAATGTTAAGTAATAAAGAAAATGTCAGAGCATAAAGCATTCTCTTCATTTGGATACCACCCCCATGATAAAAGACTATCTATTGGCACCATGCCCCATAGCTAATTTTTTATTTTACCTTCAGGCAAAAAAGGCGCATACATCATAACCGCATGGTTTTCAGTTATATATTCATCTCTGATTATCTTATCGTTTGTATCAAAAACTTTACGCCTTAGAACATTATGACGCATGTGGCCTCCCCACTGTTCATGAGTAAAGATATGGTTGGTTTCATACACGTGGTAATATAATTTTGCAGGTTGGCTGCAGCACCATTGACCATGCAGATATTTGTCACCAACCCAAACATTAAGCTGATATATTTCATCAGTATTATTGGTTATTTGCAGGTCAATATAGTTATATGCTACAGTAGCCCCACTACCAAATGGCTGGGTGCGTTTTGAGTCCGGGAAGACATCGTAACTATGTCTCCATCGCTCGGTTACTGTAAGGGGGGTATGTAAAGTCATCCAATATATTAAATTGGATAACTGGCACAGACCACCGCCCACTTCTGGCCTAAAGGTACCATTATACAAGACCATACCTTCTGCATAACCTTTAATTTTAGAAGGCTTACCAACTACTCTCCAAAATGATAATGTTTCGCCCGGATTTATTATTATTCCATTAAGGCGTTTTGTAGCTATCCTCAGATTTTTTATTTTATTATGCTGAAGCCACATGTCCACGTTGCGCAATTCTCGCAGCAGCGGCGTTTTATGATTATAAATAGTGAATTGTAGAGGTTGCTTTTGCTTGGTTCGGGTATATTTTGTCCGGTTAATTAGCCATATGAGATAACGTCGCCAGGTAAAGTAAAACCTGCCAATGGACATACGTATCCTGGAACGCATTTGTGGTGACGAATATTTGCCTTGCTGTATCGTCATAGGCTAAAACCTCATAAACAAAATCAGTTTAATATTTTTGCCTGTTACCAAGTTTATAAATCCCTATCACTAATAAACCCA from Desulfoscipio gibsoniae DSM 7213 encodes:
- a CDS encoding EamA family transporter, with product MSWIGFIGYFVSISFQFIGTKLSDAHTGALITSATPAFIVFFGRFVLKETLK
- a CDS encoding DNA alkylation repair protein, yielding MSGTEEEIRRRLFELRDLKYKEFACKLMPTVNPETVIGVRTPDLRKLAREFSKTPEASEFLKILPHAYYEENNLHGLLIETIRDYDAAVAAVDEFLPYIDNWATCDLISPKIFKKHLPKLYEKIKVWLISGRTYTVRFGIGMLMSFYLDDDFRPEMLELVACIRLEEYYVNMMIAWYFATALAKQYEAALPYIQEQRLEKWTHNKAIQKAIESYRIGDEAKAYLRKLKVK
- the bioB gene encoding biotin synthase BioB translates to MLRLREIKNKILAGTLISKDEALEICEAPLHELCIAANAIREHFCGNTFDICTIINGKSGKCSENCKYCAQSSFYQTATEEYTLLGTDVIVERAKYNQDRGVLRYSIVTSGKRLSDTEVDQMCDSIRAIRKISNIAICASFGLLDETQFAKLKAAGVTRIHNNLETSRRNFPNVCTTHTYDDKIAAICAAQRVGLNVCSGGIMGIGETMEDRIDMALNLRELAVRSIPVNMLNPIPGTPYENNRLLTNEEMCRIVAVFRLLIPNAFIRLAGGRGLLSDKGRQCFLSGANAAISGDMLTTAGITIEQDMKMLDELGYKAVLWNE
- a CDS encoding type II toxin-antitoxin system RelE/ParE family toxin, which produces MTKVLWTKPAFQDLQSIKDYIARDSVYYSDKFTADIIMATERLSQFPRSERMVPEIGEENTREIIYGSYRIMYQIRQEAIYITQVNVIWGE
- a CDS encoding sensor histidine kinase — protein: MQSIKKRLVGSYLLVILLTVIIMDTLLLLGIRQYYYDNVKDMLEKQAEVAGSFYECYLSYQDLEGEAGALLKSYSSTTAAQVQIINAGGMVLADSQGAQAAGKLPFDDMQRALAGESGHWQGNLPITGEPAMSVAYPLKSNGEVVGAVRFITSLAGIHGVIRNAALILIAVGLLVVLLVTTVSVLLSATITGPVERITRVAEEMAAGRFSARAIKKYDDEVGKLADTLNYMAEEIVRYDQLKNQFIASISHELRTPLTSIKGWAVTLRTGGVKNMDDINDGLNIIERESDRLTLLVDELLDFSRLSAGKITLQLDTVHLQELLDSIVKQLNPRARRQRICLVCETTKDLPVIKADPNRLKQVVINLLDNALKFTPPGGTVKISAQAEEEQVQIKIADTGNGIPHAELPKVKQKFYKGTSSAGSGIGLSICDEIVRLHRGQLFIDSVPEQGTEVRVILPI
- a CDS encoding response regulator transcription factor, whose protein sequence is MKGRERILVVEDEDSIRKFILINLERNSFQVMEAVSGEAALVKAKTFRPHLVVLDIMLPGMDGFEVCRRLRAEFPGIAVIMLTARGQDMDKVMGLELGADDYVVKPFNPLELAARIRAVLRRMQTIQPDISQIIRQSPFRLDDSAQLIYKNEQQLDLTPREYYLMKIFLENKNLALSRDRLLNLAWGEDFFGDPKTVDVHIRRLREKIEDNPSKPVYIITVWGLGYRWREEKQVAEH
- a CDS encoding FG-GAP-like repeat-containing protein, which produces MNWKLLTTGLLLSGSLLISGCSMLPSPGSTIMAPRQASAQTQDNDPLKTVVQEFLPAGAKLEEPKNPGGAGAIQQQDMNGDGKAELLATYRVGQNPGQLGAVLLQEKQNKWQKVWELNYTLAYALDHASFADITGDGQPELLLGWTVDAESLGGVGKHNGVDIFAWQGHDTSSKGWQGDGIREGADIDKFEHWEGILARLSGIGYEKMEVLAPTDQEDTGKQAALALWYHLDSRGEKVYNSDSGEEHYYPGCTIYRWEKFGSDTGWARAEDLYPDYYKKVVAFYRENVKEMPEDPYYWSYLARAQVRANLPEDALKSITKGIKSGDPEDSKHWLTVKGEALNKLGKYEEARSTLTNAIQELEQENSNLSMEYFNLGQSYAGLKETDKAKAAYEKSLEIIKEAEKRYNYSGYTSQQPMVQRALENL
- a CDS encoding type II toxin-antitoxin system RelE/ParE family toxin; this translates as MRFVTTEKFERSFNRLSNQHALAVEKAIRMLTENTKHPSLRVKRVKGTKDIWEASATRSLRITFRFLAPDLIQLRNVGTHEQVFRPPY
- a CDS encoding PocR ligand-binding domain-containing protein; this translates as MNERLVSFTQKIIQPVLDNISKREKIWLKFIDHSGKYIATTHSRSQCSFCRYIRSSYSGNKRCRGSARQVVFACQGNNQPSFFECHAGLTLTSVPVTVAGLYLGALAFGEITEKPKPYVLQRTSNLGLDVQTLQILYEEMPLFNRRQISMLAEYLYSISNCFIEIGVALTETEQFETKKNSFFFLNKYLSDEKIINDELINTPVSNGEISSPKMQKLVHDAEKFIINNYKHPITLTNVADFIHINPTYFSYLFRQVKGYTFKHYLTQLRIEKAKQLLLNSSLTVSEISQLIGYDDSNYFSRVFKKVTGFPPSLYRKQPKKVQI
- the tdt gene encoding tellurite-resistance/dicarboxylate transporter, translated to MKNFDGLIPNFTPSWFASVMGTGILAIVSYFYSTGFPWLKGLATAVWILNMFLFGLLVVPWVLKFIWHSKKALADFREPLTGQFYATMPIACLVIAADLLIVGTDSLGPHPAIGMAKIIWIMGAVLSVLGAVVIPLLNFTNREVQLENINPAWFMPPVALIVIPVPGAKLIAYWPESWQLIMLIFNYVAWGSGFFLFIALEAICLYRFFCCPPLPGKLVPTVWINLGPIGVGTIALLNLAASSTPFLGQLVEPVLQILALFLWGFGFWWIICAICLTTYYLRNNDLPFSLAWWAFTFPLGAYTGATYLVATFLHSSFVYGYGFLCYLLLLTLWSIVLVRTLVGVKKMEFF